The Streptomyces sp. NBC_00236 DNA window TCGGGCGTTTTTGGAACCGATCCCGTTGAGGTTGAACGATATGCGAGTGGTGCTTTCTGGCTTGAGGAACTCCTTTACGTGATTATACCATTGCTTATTATCCGGCCAGTGCTTGTACATTTCTGCGCCATGATCCATTGCGAATTCTTCCAATTCGTATGGATTGGTCGACGTCTCGGTCCGCCCCAGTGCTATATGGGAGCATCCAGAATTATGGACCAAGATCGACGTCTGGTCGGCCATGACGTAATAGGTGTGCAGATCGTTGACCGTGAGGTTATAGGTGCGTGCATACCTCGCGGACGAAACATTCTTCCGCACTGTGACGCGGGATCCGTCGGCACTCAGCAAGGCGGTGCCGGGCTTGAGATCGGCTGCCCGGGTCCACTTTCCCGCGGAAGAATTCCAGAAGGGGTGCTCGTAGGTTGCTGTGACCTTTTCCGTACCCCTCCCCGCGCCCATCGTCAGCGTGTTGAAAAGCTTGTCGTGTTCGGTGACTACGAGGCGGGTGACATGCCGCGGGCCCTTTCTTCCGCTGAGAGGGTCGGCCGCCATGACCCTGTCTCCGAGCTTGACGTCCTCGATATTTCGCAGCTTGCCGTTCCCCATGAGGACCTTCGTACCTGCCGGGAAGCATGTCTCGCACACTGCGGTAAGGGCTCGGATGGTTTCGTACGAAACCTTCAACAAGCGAAGTTTGGAGCTGATGGTCACATCCTTCATCAGCTCGGCACAAGCCCACAGATCGTGGTTGATGCAATCTTCCAGGTCATTGAGACCGGAAATTGCCTTGCCGAGCTCAAACAAGGCTGTGATGGTAGGTTCGAGCTTTTTCGACAGTGCAAGCGTGGTGCAGAACACGTCGGTCGGGGGCTTCTTGTCGCAGTAGAACGGGTCATTCTCTGGCGGACATCCCAGAATTCCGCACTTGCGCATGCGCTCGGCCGGTGTGTCCTGGCGGAGTTTCGCGCGTTCGGCTCTTGCCTCCTCCTTTATCTTTGCGATAGCGGCCTGCAATGCCTCCGTGCCGGCTGTGCGGGCGGCTTCGGCGTCTTTTCCAGCGGCGATCGCAGAGGTACGTGCGTTTTTGGCTTCGGTCCATGCACTGGCTGCCGAAACGTGTGCCAGCTCCGAGGAGACCGTCGCATCGGCAGCCGAGACCGCAGCCTTTGTCGCAGCTTGCTGCGCGGAGGCTGCGGCACCTCGGGCGATGCTCGCAGACTCGGCGGCTTGAGCAGCCGAGGCGGTCGCATCCGCTGCCGACTTACTGGCCTGATCGTCGTAATAGTCAGCAAGTTTTGACGAAGCGTCGGCTGCGTCTTTGTACTTCTGGGCATCCTGCGCCGCCTTGCGCGCCAGTGCCGCGACCCGATTTGCCTCGGAAGCGTCCGCCTGGGCGGTCGCTGCCACGCTGGTCGCTCCGAAGATCAACCCCTGAATCTGAGCTACGTGTGTGGCGCTCAAGAGGTCCTTGCGAGCAGCCATGTACTGGCCGGATTCGACGAAGTTGTGCAGAAGTTCCGCCGGCCCTTCCAATGCGATGCGGGCAGCCGCCTTCAGTTCGGACCCGCCACTGGAAATGAGCTGGGCGGCTCGAACGCGCTCGTCCTGCTGACGGGCGACTGTTTGCCCACTACCCAAGAAGTCGCGGTACGCCTGGAGAGTCCCTGCACTGAGCGCGGTCTGCCCGGCCTCCTTGAGTACGGGTCCCCCGACTGAAGCCACTTGCGCGATGCTGACACGGAAGTCTTCTCTGCCGGCTTCGTACTGACCAGAGGCGAGGAAGGCGGAGATTGTAGTGGCGTCGCCCTTGAGCGCCTCCTCCGCAGCGTCACTCACTGATGTGAGCGGGCTGTCCACGGACAGGCGCTCGACCTGGGACCGGTCGTCCGCCTCGGCTGCTTCCTTCCAGCCTGTGCGAACGTATTCCGTAACGTCCTGATCCGTTCCGGCCACGGCTGCTTCCGCCGCTGCCCGGCTCCACGGGCCGCCGTCCTGCATCACCAGAACAGCCAGCTTGCGACCACCCCTCACCACTACGGTGGGGTCGGCGTCAGGCTCGGCCGCTTCTGTGGCCAGGCGCTGTGCCTCGGCCACACGATCCTTGCCCCGCTGAATACTTGCG harbors:
- a CDS encoding polymorphic toxin-type HINT domain-containing protein, yielding MIKTQRAIRIVGLSLLPLMLVSGLLGTSPAAAKESTLDPHTELASAEPNDRGRVLNFWKIGGPGVKAAAEVALSGDDADVQNFLAELSNNAHQDNRVYAAQIASVGGQNTIEAARKALSGTPGDLKLFLDFGWKDPLEQDERVRTAQIINEGGPGVQEAGRAALNGTADDVRKFLTDGQYAQRDQDQRVQVAQILSTGGPAVQAAGRLALSGSADEIREFLEVGQHVARARDQEHLTVSQLAEMAREAGRQAAAETVAATDAAARAVESSKLAKAAAIQAAAEAAMAGSDANKAASAAARAATTASQAAAAAQQAISSAQAANSSARIAANAASQAASAAAGAAQASARARGAAAAAATDATKAAAARKSAEEANAAAKSAEVGAEAADQATIAATAAGDAAQAAAGAGANAMAAANAATEASSYANQSDSRAIAARAAAAAARRHAQEASRAANAAVTLARKSAVAAGQARDAARSAAKHARASATAANEAADHAGDAATAATESTAHATAAQVAADAALAAVEEAKSVTALAREVEAAELLSRTNAGIERAKDLKEEDEAREVARAASIQRGKDRVAEAQRLATEAAEPDADPTVVVRGGRKLAVLVMQDGGPWSRAAAEAAVAGTDQDVTEYVRTGWKEAAEADDRSQVERLSVDSPLTSVSDAAEEALKGDATTISAFLASGQYEAGREDFRVSIAQVASVGGPVLKEAGQTALSAGTLQAYRDFLGSGQTVARQQDERVRAAQLISSGGSELKAAARIALEGPAELLHNFVESGQYMAARKDLLSATHVAQIQGLIFGATSVAATAQADASEANRVAALARKAAQDAQKYKDAADASSKLADYYDDQASKSAADATASAAQAAESASIARGAAASAQQAATKAAVSAADATVSSELAHVSAASAWTEAKNARTSAIAAGKDAEAARTAGTEALQAAIAKIKEEARAERAKLRQDTPAERMRKCGILGCPPENDPFYCDKKPPTDVFCTTLALSKKLEPTITALFELGKAISGLNDLEDCINHDLWACAELMKDVTISSKLRLLKVSYETIRALTAVCETCFPAGTKVLMGNGKLRNIEDVKLGDRVMAADPLSGRKGPRHVTRLVVTEHDKLFNTLTMGAGRGTEKVTATYEHPFWNSSAGKWTRAADLKPGTALLSADGSRVTVRKNVSSARYARTYNLTVNDLHTYYVMADQTSILVHNSGCSHIALGRTETSTNPYELEEFAMDHGAEMYKHWPDNKQWYNHVKEFLKPESTTRISFNLNGIGSKNARAAAARGESVDPARDFEGLTDWELYQISQSPGAWNRITWYEGGIKVDNPFE